A stretch of the Filimonas lacunae genome encodes the following:
- a CDS encoding nuclear transport factor 2 family protein: MTTDMLKSKEALRNLIDAYAYLGDEKKLAEQMRLFTKDAIYKAYMGDFLAADVSGTEQLEKEFTGHVSLVKTYFTLNGQHTVNIDGDTATGVSFSQIKMIRETDGKNILSDYSVKYEDKYVQQNGQWLIKERTGYFIIVETRTLN, encoded by the coding sequence ATGACAACAGACATGTTGAAAAGCAAAGAAGCGCTAAGGAATTTAATTGATGCTTACGCTTACCTGGGTGATGAGAAAAAGCTTGCGGAACAAATGCGTTTATTTACAAAGGATGCCATTTATAAGGCATATATGGGAGACTTCCTGGCAGCTGATGTTTCCGGAACGGAGCAATTGGAAAAAGAGTTTACAGGACACGTGTCCCTGGTAAAAACTTATTTTACCCTGAACGGACAGCACACTGTAAACATAGACGGAGATACAGCAACAGGAGTTTCCTTTTCCCAGATTAAAATGATAAGAGAAACAGACGGCAAAAACATACTTTCCGACTACAGTGTTAAATATGAAGACAAGTATGTGCAGCAAAACGGGCAATGGTTGATTAAAGAACGCACCGGCTATTTTATTATAGTAGAAACAAGAACCCTGAATTAA
- a CDS encoding winged helix-turn-helix transcriptional regulator: protein MKQNKEQPETKENKAFTEECTTILAAVSDALYAIGGKWKLMIIIAIARGNNRFTELQKQVTGISARVLSSELKELELNGFLVKKVVPGYPVTITYELLPYSQTLEEVVGAMTRWGMQHRIKIRQDSAAAKVVIPIKKQ, encoded by the coding sequence ATGAAACAGAACAAGGAGCAACCGGAGACGAAGGAAAACAAAGCATTTACAGAAGAGTGTACCACCATTCTGGCGGCTGTAAGTGATGCTTTATATGCCATTGGTGGCAAATGGAAGCTTATGATCATTATTGCCATAGCCAGGGGCAACAACCGGTTTACAGAACTACAGAAACAGGTAACGGGTATTTCAGCCAGAGTGTTATCCAGCGAATTGAAAGAACTGGAACTGAATGGCTTCCTGGTAAAGAAAGTAGTTCCCGGATACCCGGTAACTATCACGTATGAGCTTCTACCCTATAGCCAGACATTGGAAGAGGTGGTTGGCGCCATGACAAGATGGGGCATGCAACACCGGATAAAGATCAGGCAGGATAGTGCTGCTGCCAAAGTTGTTATCCCCATTAAGAAACAATAA
- a CDS encoding RagB/SusD family nutrient uptake outer membrane protein yields the protein MKKILSKIGLGASLFALVLAGCSKILEETPRAIYTPEYFKTTNGVLGGITSLYAHLRTIYGNGYFLNNCETGTDEATWGASGSSGSTFQAHDFSFSGVVPTSTLNDAAVVWTQTFPFINTANGVIENGTAVGVSPALIAEARFFRAFDYFLLVQTFGGVPLDLGAGELKFNTSTSSISVRNSVPEVYTKVIFPDLDSAVANLPVAPRLTGGLTKTAARLYLAKAYLTYGWWLENPNNIPTYPGSSRTDPNGHNPQWYYQAAYDMAAAGIDNPGASVALQPTFYDLNVGSNDRNSEVLLYADHTQNSELFNGGSLTYSSGSNSDNYASWFLTWNYTALASANAPDWKNPINSVQREAVQSLGRPWVRMAPPIDVFTTTFADKINDSRYDGTFTTVYRGNWAKAGVTNPTLYNANALPVANGDSILSFLSTDPSTAIDYSNSVYKSGVGAGVLPGRADYVIAPSAINRIVYPGLWKLGPYRTDNATGLGQPNAGSTRPYNIAKFSELYFIAAEAAVKGAVPVAGKSARELINVLRARAGKWKWSNAGNRTKIEDHSADMVAATPATITIEYILAERSREYYGEGYRWYDLVRTQKWQQLGGTYRTCGPNVGDHTPQTFTRYIDSKYYLRPIPQVQLDKMEISAADKVSYQNPAYQ from the coding sequence ATGAAAAAGATATTATCCAAAATAGGTTTAGGAGCTTCCCTGTTTGCGCTGGTGCTGGCAGGATGCTCAAAAATTCTGGAAGAAACTCCACGCGCCATTTATACGCCTGAATACTTTAAAACTACCAACGGCGTATTAGGAGGCATAACGTCTTTATATGCACATCTTCGAACCATTTATGGTAATGGTTATTTCCTGAATAACTGTGAAACCGGAACGGATGAAGCTACCTGGGGAGCCAGCGGTTCCAGTGGCAGCACCTTCCAGGCACATGATTTTTCCTTTTCCGGTGTTGTGCCTACCTCAACTTTAAATGACGCAGCAGTAGTATGGACACAAACCTTTCCGTTTATCAACACGGCTAATGGTGTTATTGAAAACGGAACGGCGGTAGGTGTTTCCCCGGCGTTGATTGCAGAAGCAAGATTTTTCCGGGCATTTGATTATTTCCTGCTGGTACAAACCTTTGGTGGCGTGCCGTTGGATTTGGGTGCCGGAGAATTGAAGTTTAATACGTCTACCTCGAGTATTTCTGTTCGTAATTCAGTACCGGAAGTGTACACAAAAGTGATATTTCCTGATCTGGATTCAGCTGTAGCCAACCTGCCTGTTGCACCACGTCTTACAGGTGGTCTAACCAAAACCGCAGCCCGGCTGTACCTGGCTAAAGCGTACTTGACCTATGGATGGTGGTTGGAAAACCCCAACAACATTCCTACCTACCCGGGAAGTAGTCGTACAGATCCTAACGGACATAACCCACAGTGGTATTACCAGGCTGCTTATGACATGGCTGCTGCCGGTATTGATAACCCGGGAGCAAGTGTAGCTTTACAACCTACTTTTTATGATTTGAATGTGGGCTCAAACGACCGTAACAGTGAAGTGTTGTTGTATGCAGATCATACACAAAACAGTGAATTGTTTAACGGAGGAAGCCTGACTTACAGCAGTGGTAGTAACTCAGATAACTATGCTAGTTGGTTTCTTACCTGGAATTATACAGCGCTGGCAAGTGCCAATGCTCCTGACTGGAAGAATCCTATTAACTCTGTACAACGTGAAGCTGTGCAGTCGCTGGGACGCCCATGGGTGCGCATGGCGCCACCGATTGATGTATTCACTACTACATTTGCCGATAAAATTAACGACTCGCGTTACGATGGCACGTTTACAACCGTTTATCGTGGTAATTGGGCCAAAGCAGGAGTAACCAATCCCACTTTGTATAATGCTAATGCATTACCAGTGGCGAATGGAGATTCTATTCTCAGTTTCCTGAGCACTGATCCGTCAACTGCTATAGACTATAGTAACTCCGTGTATAAAAGCGGCGTTGGTGCGGGGGTGTTGCCTGGCCGTGCTGACTATGTGATAGCCCCCAGTGCTATCAACAGAATCGTATATCCTGGTCTTTGGAAACTGGGACCTTACAGAACCGATAATGCAACCGGGTTAGGTCAGCCTAACGCAGGAAGCACACGTCCTTATAACATTGCCAAGTTCTCCGAGCTGTATTTTATTGCAGCAGAGGCCGCAGTGAAAGGTGCGGTGCCTGTTGCTGGTAAATCGGCCAGGGAGTTGATTAATGTACTGCGTGCCCGTGCCGGTAAATGGAAATGGAGCAATGCAGGTAACAGAACCAAAATAGAAGATCATAGTGCCGATATGGTTGCGGCCACACCTGCTACTATTACTATTGAATATATACTAGCAGAACGTTCCCGTGAATATTACGGGGAAGGTTATCGCTGGTATGACCTTGTACGTACCCAAAAATGGCAGCAGTTGGGTGGTACTTACAGAACCTGCGGACCTAATGTGGGCGATCACACTCCGCAAACATTTACCCGCTATATTGATAGTAAATATTATCTGCGTCCTATACCCCAGGTGCAGTTGGATAAAATGGAAATATCAGCAGCAGATAAGGTTTCTTATCAGAACCCTGCTTATCAATAA
- a CDS encoding SusC/RagA family TonB-linked outer membrane protein, whose protein sequence is MRISEYRLLKDVHPYKWPYWFKYSFVGLALFAFILSTAYAQNTTKVTGQVKNESGQPVPQASVTVKGRSGGVSADENGNFVITVSPTATLVVSSVGYNSIEVPVNNRASVLVTLTTATSSTTNEVIVIGYGSQRKKDVTGSVASIAGDKVTEIPAPNVARALQGRVAGVVMSQTSTKPGSDMQIRIRGTRSLNASNDPLIVLDGIPFSGSISDIDPNSIKSVDILKDASATAIYGSRGANGVVLITTNKGSQGQKARLSYNGFYGAKTVFGKYPMMSGPEFVALRKAAAANGMVFNNTLDEKDSVNTDWQDLLYRTGWVTNHGLDISGGSEKGNYSVGLGYYKEQGVIPTQYFERYSLRTSLEQRIGNALRIGITTNTNYSNNHNTNLSPGNAVGLSPILSPYNADGSWKSIVTQNTSGAQWVYTRHSLEALGNKYIDLTRALSSYNSLYGEVKIPGVEGLKYRANIGLNFRQSNYGTYTGQGVFSGVATTVSNATISNSESLNWTIENLLTYDRVFKGKHKINAVGLYSAQQTTAWGSSSYARDIPSDAFQFYNLGRANIAATTDPNNQSYTQSGLMSWMGRAIYSFDDRYMFSATFRTDASSVLAPGHKWHAYPAVSAGWNISNESFMKNKSLFDMLKLRVGYGQTSNQAINPYQTLGLLTTVPYNFGADNNTGMYVTQLPNPKLGWEFSKTWNYGVDFSMFKNRLSGTLEYYVQNTDNVLLKVGLPPTSGVDNYTANIGATQNKGIELTLNGVILDNLNGWTWEAGVNIYGNRNKLVRLASGLTKDPGNLWFVGSPIDVIYDYQKVGLWQTADSAQQHMNILEPGGKVGMVKVQYTGGYNPDGTPVRAIGPDDRQVQKIQSNFEGGFNTRVAYKGFELSVIGAFKNGGILTSALYGSSGYLNNLNSRSGNNVKVDYWTPTHTNAKYPRPGGVGGDNPKYGSTLAYFDASYMKIRTITLGYSFGQKWMKTAGIQKMRVYCTLENPFVLFSPYKKESGMDPEPNSYGDQNVAVAGVSRILIVGTNTPSTRSYLIGLNVTF, encoded by the coding sequence ATGCGTATTTCAGAGTATCGTCTGCTAAAGGATGTACATCCTTACAAATGGCCCTACTGGTTTAAGTATTCTTTTGTAGGGCTGGCCTTGTTTGCCTTTATCTTATCTACTGCTTATGCCCAAAACACAACAAAGGTTACGGGGCAGGTAAAAAATGAAAGCGGACAGCCGGTTCCGCAAGCTTCTGTAACGGTGAAGGGGCGTTCTGGTGGGGTTTCTGCCGATGAAAACGGAAACTTCGTTATTACGGTATCACCAACGGCCACCCTGGTGGTCTCTTCAGTGGGGTACAATTCCATAGAGGTGCCTGTTAATAACCGTGCTTCAGTTCTAGTAACCTTAACCACAGCAACCAGCAGTACTACCAATGAGGTAATTGTTATTGGTTACGGCAGCCAGCGTAAGAAAGATGTAACGGGTTCCGTTGCTTCCATTGCAGGGGATAAGGTGACAGAAATTCCGGCACCTAACGTGGCACGTGCTTTACAGGGCCGTGTGGCAGGGGTGGTAATGTCGCAAACCTCTACCAAGCCCGGGTCTGATATGCAAATCCGTATCCGTGGTACCCGCTCACTCAATGCCTCTAACGATCCCCTGATCGTACTGGATGGTATTCCGTTCAGCGGCTCTATCAGTGATATTGATCCCAACAGCATTAAAAGTGTGGACATACTGAAAGATGCCTCTGCTACCGCTATTTACGGTTCGCGTGGTGCCAATGGTGTGGTATTAATCACTACCAATAAGGGCTCACAGGGACAAAAAGCGCGTTTAAGTTATAACGGCTTTTATGGTGCTAAAACCGTATTTGGCAAGTATCCTATGATGAGCGGACCAGAGTTCGTTGCTTTACGTAAAGCAGCTGCCGCCAACGGTATGGTCTTTAATAATACGCTGGATGAAAAAGATTCGGTAAATACCGACTGGCAGGATTTATTGTATAGAACCGGCTGGGTTACCAACCATGGTTTGGATATATCCGGTGGTTCTGAAAAAGGGAATTACAGCGTGGGATTAGGATATTACAAAGAACAGGGTGTGATACCCACTCAATACTTTGAGCGTTATTCTCTTCGTACTTCCCTGGAACAGCGTATTGGTAATGCTTTACGTATAGGAATTACCACTAACACCAACTACTCTAATAACCATAACACCAATCTGAGTCCGGGTAATGCCGTAGGGTTGTCTCCTATTCTCAGCCCTTACAATGCCGATGGCAGCTGGAAGTCGATAGTTACCCAGAATACGTCCGGCGCTCAATGGGTGTATACCAGGCATTCCCTGGAAGCATTGGGTAATAAATACATTGATCTTACCCGTGCCTTAAGCTCCTATAACTCGCTGTATGGCGAAGTAAAGATACCCGGAGTGGAAGGATTAAAGTATCGTGCTAATATCGGTTTAAACTTTCGCCAGAGCAATTACGGCACTTATACCGGGCAGGGAGTGTTCAGTGGTGTAGCTACTACGGTTTCAAATGCTACCATCAGTAACTCGGAATCGCTTAACTGGACCATAGAAAACCTGCTTACGTATGACCGTGTTTTTAAAGGCAAGCATAAAATCAATGCGGTTGGTCTGTATTCTGCACAACAAACTACTGCCTGGGGTTCCAGTTCTTATGCCAGGGATATCCCTTCCGATGCCTTTCAGTTTTATAACCTGGGCAGGGCCAACATTGCAGCTACTACCGATCCTAACAACCAGAGCTATACCCAAAGCGGGTTGATGTCGTGGATGGGACGTGCGATATACTCCTTCGACGACAGGTATATGTTTAGTGCTACCTTTCGTACTGATGCCTCTTCTGTGTTAGCCCCAGGGCATAAATGGCATGCTTACCCGGCAGTATCTGCCGGTTGGAATATAAGCAATGAATCTTTTATGAAGAACAAGTCTTTGTTTGATATGTTGAAATTGCGCGTGGGTTACGGACAAACCTCTAACCAGGCAATCAACCCTTATCAAACTCTGGGCTTGTTAACTACTGTGCCTTATAATTTTGGCGCGGACAATAACACAGGCATGTACGTAACACAACTGCCTAACCCAAAGCTGGGCTGGGAGTTTTCTAAAACCTGGAACTATGGAGTTGACTTCTCCATGTTTAAAAACAGGTTAAGTGGTACGTTAGAATATTATGTACAAAATACAGATAATGTATTGCTAAAAGTAGGCTTACCGCCTACTTCGGGTGTTGACAATTACACTGCAAATATTGGCGCTACTCAGAACAAGGGTATAGAGCTGACATTGAATGGTGTAATTCTCGACAACCTTAACGGCTGGACATGGGAAGCGGGCGTAAACATATACGGTAACCGCAATAAGCTGGTAAGACTGGCTTCTGGCCTTACGAAGGATCCAGGTAACCTTTGGTTTGTTGGTTCCCCGATTGATGTAATCTATGATTACCAGAAAGTGGGCTTATGGCAGACGGCTGATAGTGCACAACAGCATATGAATATATTGGAGCCGGGCGGAAAAGTGGGTATGGTGAAAGTTCAATACACGGGTGGTTATAATCCCGACGGCACACCGGTACGTGCCATAGGGCCTGATGACAGGCAAGTGCAAAAAATACAATCGAATTTTGAAGGAGGCTTTAACACACGCGTGGCATATAAAGGTTTTGAGCTGAGTGTTATCGGTGCTTTCAAAAATGGTGGTATCCTTACCAGCGCTCTTTATGGTTCATCAGGTTATCTGAACAACCTGAATTCCAGATCAGGAAACAACGTGAAGGTAGATTACTGGACACCTACACATACCAATGCTAAATATCCACGCCCTGGTGGGGTAGGTGGCGATAATCCGAAATATGGCAGTACGCTGGCTTATTTTGATGCCTCCTATATGAAAATCCGTACCATTACTTTAGGATACAGTTTTGGTCAGAAGTGGATGAAGACTGCAGGAATACAAAAAATGCGTGTGTATTGTACACTGGAAAATCCCTTTGTGCTGTTTTCGCCCTATAAAAAGGAATCTGGCATGGACCCAGAGCCGAACTCTTATGGTGATCAGAACGTAGCAGTAGCTGGTGTAAGCCGTATTTTGATTGTTGGTACCAACACGCCTTCTACCCGTAGCTACCTGATTGGTTTAAATGTAACGTTCTAA
- a CDS encoding alpha/beta hydrolase: MNLKPITIALTAALLGGFAQAQTTANDVKDDFLPSPLNQPGKAYPQVNSQGYARFKVYAPQADSIRVSLGLGGQGGTLLNKGADGYFTGTTAGPMDEGFHYYHLTIDGGVFNDPGTLNYYGSTRWESGIEIPAKDQGFYALKNVPHGNVQQILFPSKITNTSRRAFVYTPPGYGKTNTRYPVLYLQHGWGEDETAWSNQGHANLIMDNLIADGKVKPFIIVMTYGMTNEIKWGGIREFKIDTFQTVLTEELIPYVDAHFQTLANRNNRAMAGLSMGGMETHQITLNKPETFGYYALLSGGIYKTEELANKPKPKLIFLSCGSKERPDGVKNATTELKAAGYNAVSYVSDKTAHEFLTWRRSLLELAPQLFK, translated from the coding sequence ATGAACTTGAAACCAATTACGATTGCACTGACAGCCGCATTGCTGGGCGGCTTTGCTCAGGCCCAAACAACAGCAAATGATGTAAAAGACGATTTCCTGCCATCTCCATTAAACCAACCGGGTAAGGCTTACCCGCAGGTAAATTCACAAGGCTATGCCCGCTTTAAAGTGTATGCCCCCCAGGCAGACAGTATACGTGTAAGCCTGGGTTTAGGCGGACAAGGCGGCACACTGCTTAATAAAGGCGCTGACGGCTACTTTACCGGCACTACTGCAGGCCCTATGGATGAAGGCTTTCATTATTACCACCTGACCATTGATGGCGGTGTATTCAATGATCCGGGAACACTGAACTATTACGGCTCTACCCGCTGGGAAAGCGGCATAGAAATACCGGCAAAAGACCAGGGCTTTTATGCGCTGAAAAACGTGCCGCATGGCAACGTACAGCAGATTCTCTTTCCTTCTAAAATCACCAACACTTCCCGCAGAGCCTTTGTATATACACCACCAGGCTATGGAAAAACCAACACACGCTATCCCGTACTATACCTGCAGCATGGCTGGGGTGAAGACGAAACTGCCTGGAGCAACCAGGGCCACGCCAACCTGATTATGGACAACCTGATTGCAGATGGTAAGGTGAAGCCATTCATTATAGTAATGACCTATGGCATGACTAATGAAATAAAATGGGGAGGCATCCGGGAGTTTAAAATAGATACGTTTCAAACCGTATTAACAGAAGAACTGATCCCCTATGTAGATGCCCATTTTCAAACCCTCGCCAACCGCAACAACCGCGCTATGGCCGGTTTATCTATGGGAGGCATGGAAACACATCAGATAACACTGAACAAGCCGGAAACATTTGGCTATTATGCACTGCTGAGCGGCGGGATATATAAAACAGAGGAGCTGGCCAACAAGCCCAAACCTAAACTCATATTCCTGAGCTGTGGCAGCAAAGAACGCCCCGATGGTGTAAAAAATGCCACCACCGAACTAAAAGCAGCAGGCTATAATGCTGTTTCGTATGTTTCAGATAAAACAGCCCACGAGTTCCTTACCTGGCGCAGAAGCCTGCTGGAACTGGCCCCACAGTTATTTAAATAA
- a CDS encoding alpha/beta hydrolase-fold protein: MNYRIGITAIAATLLSHFCSAQNISAANETFQPAASNQPGKPYPQVNNKGIVRVSISAPLANKVQLDIGGKKYDLAKDDKGVWTGECLPQDEGFHYYQLIIDGAAIPDPSSRYFYGAGRLGSGIEIPAHDEEFYALKDVPHGLISENIYYSTITKAWRRCFVYAPAAYYNNNTTRFPVLYLQHGSFEDETGWATQGKANLILDNLIAQQKAKPMLIVMDNGYAYTPSDKTTPTPGKQPPSIFEEVLIKEVIPMIDTRFRTIANKDNRAIAGLSMGANQTMRIVMNNLDKFSYYGGFSGTSNYPDSSTIDPHTFLGGKFSNGASVNKQLKVLWLGLGTREPVPFPASVGAFRTMLDKQGIKHVYYESPKTAHEWLTWRRSLYQFAPLLFR; the protein is encoded by the coding sequence ATGAACTATAGAATAGGCATCACTGCCATAGCTGCCACACTGCTCAGCCATTTTTGTTCAGCACAGAACATTTCCGCAGCAAACGAAACATTCCAACCCGCAGCCAGCAACCAACCCGGCAAACCCTATCCGCAGGTAAACAACAAAGGCATTGTACGGGTCAGCATCAGCGCCCCACTTGCCAATAAGGTACAACTGGATATAGGCGGCAAAAAGTATGACCTCGCTAAAGATGATAAAGGCGTTTGGACAGGTGAATGTCTTCCGCAGGATGAAGGCTTCCACTACTATCAACTGATCATAGACGGAGCCGCTATCCCCGACCCTTCCAGCCGTTATTTCTACGGTGCAGGAAGACTGGGCAGCGGAATAGAAATACCAGCACATGACGAGGAATTTTACGCCTTAAAAGACGTGCCACACGGCCTGATATCTGAAAACATCTATTATTCCACAATCACCAAAGCCTGGCGCAGATGCTTTGTGTATGCGCCTGCCGCCTACTACAACAATAACACCACCCGCTTTCCCGTGCTATACCTGCAACACGGAAGCTTTGAAGATGAAACCGGATGGGCCACACAAGGCAAGGCTAACCTGATACTGGATAACCTCATTGCCCAGCAAAAAGCCAAACCCATGCTGATAGTGATGGATAACGGTTATGCCTATACTCCCTCCGATAAAACCACACCCACACCGGGTAAGCAACCCCCTTCCATTTTTGAAGAGGTATTGATCAAAGAAGTAATCCCCATGATCGACACCCGCTTTCGCACCATCGCCAATAAGGACAACCGAGCCATAGCCGGGCTTTCCATGGGCGCCAATCAAACTATGCGCATTGTGATGAACAACCTGGATAAATTCTCTTATTACGGCGGTTTTAGCGGCACATCCAACTATCCCGATTCCAGCACAATTGACCCGCATACATTTTTAGGAGGCAAGTTTTCCAATGGCGCATCCGTAAATAAACAACTGAAAGTGTTATGGCTGGGCTTAGGCACCCGGGAGCCAGTCCCCTTCCCTGCATCTGTAGGTGCATTTCGCACTATGCTGGATAAGCAGGGCATTAAACACGTTTACTACGAATCGCCTAAAACAGCGCACGAGTGGCTTACCTGGCGGCGTAGTTTGTATCAGTTCGCACCTTTGTTGTTCAGATAA
- a CDS encoding NmrA family NAD(P)-binding protein encodes MKIIVTGSLGNISKPLASELIRQGHDVAIISSQAAKQQDIEALGAKAAIGSVEDAAFLTAAFAGADAVYAMTPPNYAASDLIGYYRHVALAYAKAAKAANVPHLVYLSSYGADLEKGSGIIGGSHQAEGILTALDNITITLLRPGYFYYNLYQFTGMIKAQDFMGSNYGGEDKLVMVSPLDIAAAAAEELTNATPQNKVRYIASDEKTCNEVARIIGEAIGKPDLTWLTFTDEQVKNNLLEHGMPPAAAGLLVELNAAIHSGLLASDYEKHPPALGKVKLQDFVKEFAAAYQQG; translated from the coding sequence ATGAAAATTATTGTAACAGGTTCATTAGGCAACATCAGCAAGCCACTTGCATCAGAACTGATCAGGCAGGGACATGATGTTGCCATCATCAGCAGCCAGGCCGCAAAACAACAGGATATTGAAGCCCTGGGCGCAAAAGCGGCCATTGGCTCGGTGGAAGATGCCGCATTTTTAACAGCAGCGTTTGCCGGAGCAGATGCCGTTTACGCAATGACGCCACCTAATTATGCAGCTTCGGACCTGATTGGTTATTACCGCCATGTAGCACTTGCCTATGCCAAAGCCGCGAAAGCCGCCAATGTACCACACCTTGTATACCTGAGCAGCTACGGAGCAGACCTCGAAAAAGGGTCCGGCATTATTGGGGGATCGCATCAGGCGGAAGGAATTTTGACTGCACTGGATAACATTACCATTACCCTGCTGCGGCCCGGCTACTTCTACTATAACCTGTACCAATTCACGGGCATGATTAAAGCGCAGGACTTCATGGGGTCCAACTATGGCGGTGAAGATAAACTGGTGATGGTATCGCCTTTAGACATTGCAGCAGCGGCGGCTGAAGAACTGACGAACGCTACACCGCAAAACAAAGTCCGCTACATTGCCAGTGATGAAAAAACATGTAATGAAGTAGCCCGCATAATAGGAGAAGCCATTGGCAAACCTGACCTTACCTGGCTCACCTTCACTGATGAACAGGTAAAAAATAACCTGCTGGAACACGGCATGCCACCGGCTGCTGCCGGACTACTGGTAGAACTGAACGCAGCTATTCATAGCGGATTATTGGCCAGCGACTATGAAAAGCATCCACCTGCCCTGGGTAAAGTAAAACTGCAGGACTTTGTAAAAGAATTTGCTGCGGCCTATCAACAGGGGTAA
- a CDS encoding helix-turn-helix domain-containing protein: MAAQQLIRIKTISAFHQFMELPQPAHPLVSVARFEDAKRQYTAPISRIMDFYSIAIKRNNFVKMKYGQQDYDFDEGILFCMSPGQLLRIEWDATQEKEQIFTGWNLLIHPDFLWNTPLAKTIKKYEFFDYKVNEALFLSLKEEKQLISIMENIDEECRSNVDQFSQSVIIAQIELLLTYTERFYHRQFITRKVSNHKVLDRLEDVLSACFNSEELDKQGLPTVIYVAEQMNISPNYLSGLLKTLTGQNTQQHIHNKLIEKAKEKLSTSSLSVSEVAYELGFTHPQSFSKLFKAKTSLSPQAFRAGFNC; this comes from the coding sequence ATGGCCGCTCAGCAACTCATACGCATTAAAACCATCAGCGCTTTCCATCAGTTTATGGAACTGCCCCAGCCTGCTCACCCGCTGGTGAGTGTGGCCAGGTTTGAGGATGCGAAACGACAGTATACAGCACCGATCAGCAGGATCATGGATTTTTATTCCATCGCCATTAAGCGGAATAATTTTGTGAAGATGAAATATGGTCAGCAGGATTATGATTTTGATGAAGGCATCCTGTTCTGTATGTCGCCAGGACAACTGCTGCGCATTGAGTGGGACGCTACACAAGAAAAAGAACAAATATTTACGGGATGGAACCTGTTGATCCATCCCGATTTTCTATGGAATACGCCCCTGGCCAAAACCATCAAAAAATATGAGTTCTTTGATTATAAAGTAAACGAGGCGCTGTTTCTTTCTCTCAAGGAGGAAAAGCAACTGATCAGCATTATGGAAAACATTGACGAAGAGTGCCGCTCCAACGTAGATCAATTTAGCCAAAGTGTGATCATAGCCCAGATAGAATTACTGCTTACCTATACCGAACGTTTCTACCACCGCCAGTTCATTACCCGTAAGGTAAGCAACCATAAAGTATTAGACCGTTTGGAAGATGTACTTTCCGCCTGTTTCAACAGTGAAGAACTGGACAAACAAGGCCTGCCCACTGTTATTTACGTGGCTGAACAAATGAATATTTCGCCCAATTACCTGAGCGGTTTGCTGAAAACACTCACCGGGCAAAACACCCAACAGCATATACACAACAAACTAATAGAAAAAGCAAAGGAAAAATTATCTACCAGCAGCTTATCGGTAAGCGAAGTAGCCTATGAACTGGGCTTTACCCATCCTCAATCGTTCAGCAAGCTATTCAAAGCAAAGACCAGCTTATCTCCGCAGGCATTCAGAGCCGGGTTTAACTGTTAG